Part of the Stackebrandtia endophytica genome is shown below.
ACATATCGGTCGGCGACACCATCACCGAGCTGAACATCCCCGGCATCCATGTCGCCTATGACGAGCGCCGTGAGGTGCCCGGTCACGACCTGGCGGCCAACATCATCGGGTTCACCGGCACCGACACCGTGGGGCTGGCCGGTCTGGAGTCCTCCTGCGACAAGATCTTGGAGGGGGTCAACGGTGAGCGAACCTACGAACAGAGCGCCAGTGGCCAGCAGATCCCCGGCGGGTTCTATCGCGAGGAACCGGCGCAACCGGGTTCGGATGTGCAGCTGACGCTGGATTCCGACCTGCAGTACCAGGTACAGCGGATCCTCTCGGAGACGGTCAACGCCCGGGACGGCAAGTACGGTGCGGCGATCGTGATGGATTCGGCCACCGGTGAGGTTCTGGCGATGGCCAGTTCCCCCGGATACGACGCGGCCGACCCGCTCGACTACGACTCGCAGCGGTGGATCGACTGGGGTTCCTCCGCCGTGGTCGACCCCGGTTCCAGCCACAAGGCACTGGTGGTCGGTGCGGCGCTGGAGGAGGGCATCATCGAACGGGATTCGCTCCTGACGGTGGCGCCGACCATCGTCAAGGGCGATGTGACCTTTGAGGATAGTCACTATCATCCCGAGACGCCGATGACGGTCGCGGGCATCCTCGCGCATTCCTCCAATGTGGGCACCATCATGATGGCCGACGAGCTGGGTGCCCAAACCGTGTACGAGTACCAGCAGCTGTTCGGTTTGGGGCAGCCCACGGGAATCGGGATCGCCGCCGAGGCCTCCGGACTGGTCCAACCACCGGCGAATTGGAGCGGAACGAGCTACGGGTCGATCCCGATCGGACACGGCGTCACGGTGACCCCGCTTCAGATGGCCGCCGGATATGCGGCGATCGCCAACGACGGTGTCTACAATCAACCAACCCTCGTCAAGTCGATCGTGGACCCGGACGGTACCTCCAAGCCCTACGGTGACCCGCAATCCCACCGGGTGTTCTCGTCGCAGACGGCCAAGGACCTGCAGTACCTGTTGCAGGCCCCTGTCTCGGTTCCCGACGGCACCGGTGCCGACGCGGCTCTGGACAACTACCTGGTCGCCGGCAAGACCGGGACCGGCCTGTTGGTCGAAGACGGTGAGTACGCTCCCGGTGAGGTCGCCAACTTCGTGGGGTTTGCGCCGGCGGACAACCCGCGCTACACCGTCGCGGTGTTCGCCTACACGCCCGGTGGCGGCGGTGGAACCGTGACCGGAGAGGCGTTCGGGGACATCATGGAGTTCACACTGGGGCACTACCGGGTTCCCCCATCGGGCACCGAACCCACGCAGTTCGCCGTATACGGCTGACTCCGGTCAGTCCTCCCAGCGGGAGTCGGGCAACGTCGCGCCGGCCAGATCGGCCAGCGCGACGTCGACTTCGGACCGGGTGAGTGCGTATCGTGCCGGATAGTCGACGGCCTGCCCGCCGACGGTCAGATCCACGGTGGCTCCATCGTCCAGTCGGTCGGCGTCGGTGGTGATCGCGTTGACGACCCGCCGAGGGCCGGTGGCGGTCACGATGAACCGTTCAGGGCCACCACCGACCATGACCTCCCAGGACGCCACCCGTGTCGCGGCGAGCGTGTGAGTCGATCCGTCCAGGCGGGTGACATCGGCGGCGAAATCCGGATTCATGCCTTGAGACTAGGAGACCGGTTGCTCGGTTTCTGCCTGCGCTGGCTCGGCCCCGCGCGTGGTGAGCAGCGTGGCGGCCAGGATCACCGCCACGCCGATCATGCCGGCGGCGATCAGAAACCCGAGGCGATACCCGCTGACCGCTGCGAACGCCGCCTCACCGCCGTCGGCCGACACCGCGTCGGTGCGTGCGGCGGCCACCGTGGTCAACACGGCCAGCCCGACCGCGCCGCCGACCTGTTGGGTGGTGCTGAACAGTCCCGACGCCGTCCCGGCGTCGTTGTCGGGAACAGCGGACATGCCCAGACTCATCAACGCGGGCATGGTGATGGAGAAACCGAACGCCAGCATGATCATCGAGGGCAACATCGAGGTCAGGTAGTCGCCGGCGACACTGATGCGGGTGAACAGGAGAAACCCGATCAGCAGGATCGGCAACCCGGTCAACACGATGGCGCGTGCGGGGAACCTTGCCAACAGTCGGGGCACCAACCACAGTGACACCACCGCGATGACCGTCGGTGCGGGCAGGAACGCGATACCGGCTTCGAACGGCCCGTAGTGCCACACCTGCTGCAACTGCAACACCGTGAAGAACAGGAACGCGAACAGTCCGCCCGTCATCAGTGCCTGCACGAGATTGGCGGCCACCACATTGGGAGCGCGCCAGACCCGTGCCGGAATCAACGGGGTGGCGGCGCGAGCCTGCCGCCACCCGAATCCGGCCAGGGCACCGAATGTGACGGCGGAGCCGACCAGGGTCGCCGACACCGGTTGAGTCGGGATCCCGATGAGCGTGTAGACGCCGGTCATGATGGCGACGGTCGCCAACACCGCGCCCAACGCGTCGATACCCGCGGACCATCCCTGGCCACGATCCCGGGGCAGCAACCGGAAGGCGAACGCGAGCACCAGGCCGCCGAGCGGAAGGTTGATGAGGAATATCCACTGCCAGGACAACCAGTGGGTGATCATCCCGCCCACCACCAGACCGAGCGCGCTCCCGCCGGCGGAAGCGAACCCGAACACCCCGATCGCGCGCGCCCGATCCCTCGGATCGACGAACACCGCGACGACCATGCCCAACAGACCGGCGGCGGTGACGGCTCCGCCGATTCCCTGGACGAATCGTGCCACCAGCAGGACCGACTGGTTCTCGGCCAGCCCGCACCACAGCGAGGCGAGGACGAACAGCGACAGGCCGGTGAGGAAGACCCTGCGTCGGCTGATGAGATCACCGAGTCGACCGGCAAGCAGCAGCAGACCACCGAACGGCACGACATACGCGTTCACCGTCCACACCAGATCCGCGGCCGAGAACCCCAGATCGTCCTGGATGTCGGGAAGTGCGATGTTGACGATGTTCTGCTCGAGCACGATCAGGACCTGCGCGGCACACAGCACCAGGACCGTCGACCATTGTCGACGACGGGACGGTGACACCGACGGGGGCCGCGGCGCCGCCGGGGAATGAGTTGGGGACATGATGGGTTCTCCACAGATTGGTGAATGGGTCCGTGCTCGAGCCAGCATGTGCCGTGATCGCCGCGGTCGACAGAGGGAAAATCGGTGTTCCCGAGGGCACCGCCGTGTTCCTCACCAGGTAGCGGACACGGTGCGGCCACTGTGTTTTGCGACACGGTGAGGGCTGACACCTCGATGAAGGGGAGAAGACATGTCGGTAGACGAGGCGACGGCGCAGTCGCAGGCGTGCCCGATCGTTCAGGTGATCGACCGCGT
Proteins encoded:
- a CDS encoding peptidoglycan D,D-transpeptidase FtsI family protein, which translates into the protein MADSSNKDRDRRRAGSDRGIGAARRYNPRGQSVRDSGGDDHRRRVANRRSERDAFRPALRLVEGGAAKQPTRRTAAARERTRRKVAAAPVPPSQARSTRVRQAQRSRPPRGGPSQRRVIKRRLPRIGNPKRRLRIGTAMILLVFILVGGRLVQLQVTDAAAYAADALGQRLQEEMIPGSRGAIVDRNGNLLAFSAAARYIFADPTDIKDEDRESVAQLLAPLLGMPASTILDKISNRTREDGSQSTFEYLARGVDISVGDTITELNIPGIHVAYDERREVPGHDLAANIIGFTGTDTVGLAGLESSCDKILEGVNGERTYEQSASGQQIPGGFYREEPAQPGSDVQLTLDSDLQYQVQRILSETVNARDGKYGAAIVMDSATGEVLAMASSPGYDAADPLDYDSQRWIDWGSSAVVDPGSSHKALVVGAALEEGIIERDSLLTVAPTIVKGDVTFEDSHYHPETPMTVAGILAHSSNVGTIMMADELGAQTVYEYQQLFGLGQPTGIGIAAEASGLVQPPANWSGTSYGSIPIGHGVTVTPLQMAAGYAAIANDGVYNQPTLVKSIVDPDGTSKPYGDPQSHRVFSSQTAKDLQYLLQAPVSVPDGTGADAALDNYLVAGKTGTGLLVEDGEYAPGEVANFVGFAPADNPRYTVAVFAYTPGGGGGTVTGEAFGDIMEFTLGHYRVPPSGTEPTQFAVYG
- a CDS encoding MFS transporter; protein product: MSPTHSPAAPRPPSVSPSRRRQWSTVLVLCAAQVLIVLEQNIVNIALPDIQDDLGFSAADLVWTVNAYVVPFGGLLLLAGRLGDLISRRRVFLTGLSLFVLASLWCGLAENQSVLLVARFVQGIGGAVTAAGLLGMVVAVFVDPRDRARAIGVFGFASAGGSALGLVVGGMITHWLSWQWIFLINLPLGGLVLAFAFRLLPRDRGQGWSAGIDALGAVLATVAIMTGVYTLIGIPTQPVSATLVGSAVTFGALAGFGWRQARAATPLIPARVWRAPNVVAANLVQALMTGGLFAFLFFTVLQLQQVWHYGPFEAGIAFLPAPTVIAVVSLWLVPRLLARFPARAIVLTGLPILLIGFLLFTRISVAGDYLTSMLPSMIMLAFGFSITMPALMSLGMSAVPDNDAGTASGLFSTTQQVGGAVGLAVLTTVAAARTDAVSADGGEAAFAAVSGYRLGFLIAAGMIGVAVILAATLLTTRGAEPAQAETEQPVS